The bacterium genome includes the window TCCGGCGTGTCGGTTCTCGATTTCAACTATCCCGAATGCCTGGTGGTGAAATCGGTCTTCGACACCTACCTCGCCAACGACAACGCCGACTACGAGGGCTGCTGGGGCGTTTATCCCCATACCAATGGCAGCGGCCGGGTCTATGCCTCCAACATCGATGGCCGTCTGTTCATCTTCCAGTTCACAGTGCATCCCTACGCCGCCAGCGCCGCCTTCGCCGCCGCGCCGCGGGTCGGCGAAGTTCCTTTGGATGCCGCGTTTACATCCGCCGGGATGGATCTCGACGCCTGGGCATGGGATTTCGGCGATGGCGGACAGGCAACGGTCGCCAACCCGACGCATACATACACAACTCCCGGCATCTACGATGTCTCGCTGGCGGTCGCCGGCCCGGGCGGCGTCGATACCGCTCTCGAACCGGCCTATGTGCTCGCGTTGGCCGAAACGCTTCATGTCGCCGACACCGGGTTTGACCGCAACACCAGCGTGGTCTGGGATGTGAACCTGCACAACCAGGTGCCGATCGACGAACTGCGCTTGCCGATCACATTGTCCGGCGTGCCGGAACTGGCAACCTTCGACTCGATCAGTTTTGTCGGTTGCCGGACGTCCTATTTCGAGACACGGCAGATACTCGATGACTCACGGCCCACCGGCCAGATTGTGGTCCTGTTGCGCACCGACGCCGGCGGCGGCGCCCCCGATCTGGCGCCGGGCAACGGTCCGATCGCGCGGCTGCACTTGACCATTCCCAACGACGCCACTCCGGGCGACACGGTGAGATTCGCCGTCGGGCAGATCGGCTTCCATCCCTATTTCGCTGTCGCCAACGCCACCAACTTCGTTCCGAAAGTCAACGGCGGCGCCGCCGTCATCGGCCCGCCCTGCGATTGCGCCTGCCATGCCGACCCGATCTGCGACGGCAACCCCAACATCCAGGATGTGGTGAGCATCGTCGCCGTCGCCTTTCGCGGCAACAGCGACACGCTGGATCCCGCCTGTGTCCACAACGGACGCGGCGACGTCAACTGCTCCGGCTCGACCGACGTGATCGATGTGGTGCTGATGGTCGGCGCGGCCTTCCGCGGCGATGATCCCAACACCGCGTTTTGTGATCCCTGCGGACCGTAGTCACGTCCAAACACGCGGGGCTGTCTCGATTGACCGAGACAGCCCCGCATCGTCCATTGACGGATCCGCTATCCGCCCACGGCAATCATCGTCGGACGTCCGAGAAACGCCGGATCATCGAGCCGGTG containing:
- a CDS encoding choice-of-anchor B family protein, coding for MISLRLLLLPLAAAALIGATPAMLAAQCDTLPPRRDIDFDSIAVFQFQSGGASCWGWEAPDGRHYAIMGGQRSIGFVDVQTMTVVDTVPTQFCQWRELKTYRNYCYAVSECTGDKQGMMIIDMRYLPDSVRYVGSYVFGSNVRSHCISIDTARGYCYLVRQNYSGFRIVSLANPEAPVEVGGVTTGDLHDMTAFNDTVYAAEAYNSSFSIWNCANKAAPVMLARVTIPGGGYVHNVWPSPDRRYLASTEEVPVGRTMKVWNMEDLGNISLVDQYIGPGRIPHNAHIEGDYLFISHYTSGVSVLDFNYPECLVVKSVFDTYLANDNADYEGCWGVYPHTNGSGRVYASNIDGRLFIFQFTVHPYAASAAFAAAPRVGEVPLDAAFTSAGMDLDAWAWDFGDGGQATVANPTHTYTTPGIYDVSLAVAGPGGVDTALEPAYVLALAETLHVADTGFDRNTSVVWDVNLHNQVPIDELRLPITLSGVPELATFDSISFVGCRTSYFETRQILDDSRPTGQIVVLLRTDAGGGAPDLAPGNGPIARLHLTIPNDATPGDTVRFAVGQIGFHPYFAVANATNFVPKVNGGAAVIGPPCDCACHADPICDGNPNIQDVVSIVAVAFRGNSDTLDPACVHNGRGDVNCSGSTDVIDVVLMVGAAFRGDDPNTAFCDPCGP